ATCCATCACTCTAAATCCTTACTATTGCTTTAAGCAATCCATGGCATATTGTTTCCCTTACATCCAAAGCACAGAGTAGCAGCAGATACAAAGGAATTTTCTTAGCTAAGAGAGAAACTTGCAgggaaaattttgaaagttaaaacTAGCAAAAATCTGCATCAAAAGCATTCgataaaaagaaattatttgAGAAGAACAGAAAGAGTGTttttgcttttttattttttttagatttaGAAATTCCTATCTATACTAATCCGAAGCTTCTGCACATCGTAAGAATTGCCTACAGAAATCTAAGAGTCAACTGAAACTTACCGTCAGCTCAGTAGAAACGACTTTTGAAGGTGTTGTATCAAGTATCAAACTAACAGATCCTTCATCAAGTTTTCCAGCCAGGTCTCCATCAACCTAAGAGGAAGATTTCATTAGATGCTTAAGAATGCATCCAAGCGGATGTAGAAACCAACACCAACACTAAGCATCACCCAATTGTCATGCTCTGTACACATTGAAAGTTACATCACAGCAACAACAAAATAGAGGAACCCAGTTGACATGACATGAACCCACAGAAGGTTTTAGAAGGATAGGTCTATGCATCTTTATCTGACAAAGTGGTCATCAAAGGGTAAGATAGATTTTTTTACCCAATGTGTATGTCAATAATTTTGAAGTCCATATTCATTATGTAATTTTTAACATACGTGATCTAAAACTAAAATGGTTCTTGCAAAGGAAACATAGCACATTAAGAAGCATTGCATAAATCATGACAGAACAATAAAAGAATCAAATGGTTCTGAAGGATACTCACAGGCATTAGCATCTGATCCATGTTGACATCTTTAGTTACATAATCATCTGGATTGATGACTTCACCAAAATCATCCCATTCACTCGAGCAGTCATAGAATGGGAACATTGGGGCAACACTAGTTGAAGGAGGTAGGAATCCATCAATTAGTACATCCCTGAAAGCCTCACTACGTTGGCCAATTGCTGCATGTTACACAAAACAAGATTTAAGATAAAGAGGGAAAATTAATCCTATGTCTTCCTATCTTTGATTTGAACACTAGGTGGCCAAACCAATAAATTTCTATAACCCAGCTGTCCTTTCAATAAGGTCTTTAACGATCTTAATGGAAAAATCAAGACATCCTTCCAGTAAGGTCTTTAATGACCTTAGATGGGAAAGTATGACTGCATGAgtcttgattcaattttttcttggtttgaaaGACAATGGAATcatgtatggcaaatgtataaCTTAGCAGTATAATGTTTCTAAACCAAAGAATAAATGAAGACcaaataaagataaaaatagaattaaagaaaagaacacAACAAATTGACAAACTAATACTAAATAGACGTTTAACTATTATACCCAATCTTACGGTTTACACCTTGCTTCCCCTGTTTATAGAAAACCGGGAGATTTTTAGTACTTTACCATTTGATATCATcttaaaatttatcacattaaGCAGAAAATGCAACTTATATGTAGCTGAATCTTGTTTTCCAAGAGACTAAAGCATACCATTTGAGGAACTATGGGTATTGTTAGCATCAAGAACCATCTGGTCGTTCACAGGAAGCTCAGTCCTAAGAGATGCTTTTGATTCCTCCTCTTTAATAAGAGAAGCTTTAAGAGCTTCCTCCTTTTTTATTCGATTTTGCTCTTCTTCATAAGCAGCTAATTCTTCCCCAACCAAGGGTACTCTCTTTGACATAGTAACTTTAACAGCTTTAGGCGGTGGATCTGCTTGAAGCATACGAGCTAGAGTGCCAAACTACACACAATACATTATTAGACATAAAGCCAAAAGATGATATCCTGAACTAACTCGTGCCCTGGAGATAATTCAAATTTGTGCACCAAATGGTTACTCACATCCAGTACTCCTAAACCTCTTCCAAAAATGAACTCAAAAGGGAGAACAGAGAAAAGAGAAGTCAAAACCGATTTTATGTTCTAAAATGCTACAGATAGGCCAGGTCAATTAGTTCGCAGTAACATAATCCCTAAGAAGCAGATGCACACAGGTTTACCACCATAAGCTGGAATTTATCTATTTTCTTGAAGGCACTAACTCCAATTGAACTAAAGAAACACTGCCACTAGGCCAATAGAGTAATGGATTGCAGGTCAACACGAGATCCAATAACAGTAAACAAATGTTGAGTTTGCTTATTATTATAGAAAGATACCTCTATTTATAACCAGAATCCAAACTAAATTTCTGCATTATAATACAACATCTTTCTTACATTCATTTCCTTAAATGCAGGGTGAAATTCAAATGCATCAAAAGCTAATGAACCAATTCAAGTCCATTGAAATGTCTAGACAAAGCTGAGTGCAAAAGAACCAGTAGTGAAAAGCAATTCCAGCGAATATACCTGGGACTTCGCAACCAAAACAATGTTTGGGCTTTTCAAACAATGACAACCAGAGACCTTACAATCCAGTAATTTTCTATCTAATAGAACAAGAACTATTTGGATATCTAGGGGGCAAAAAGAACCATTTTCTATCCAATAGAGCAAGAAGTATTTGTAAAAAAGTCCCTTATCGGATCAAGCAGTTGACAAGAAAGAGTTAAAAGCAGGGATAGGGAGTAAATTCACCAGGCAAAAGCATGACACTTTTGTCATCAGAGCAATTATTGCAAGACGATGCCATCACTAACATCAACTATGCAAAAATAGAAACAGTGTGAGGCAAAAGGCTCAGAACATACCTGGCCTCTTTCGGAAAAAAGTATAAGATTCTTGGTATCAGAAACCCATTCAACAAAAATATCGTGTGAAAAACCAGCTTCTAGACTGCCCATGGATGCTAGAACAACCTAAATCAGAGAAACTCTCAAACAAcgtattatttaaaatacttGATCAAGAAGTCAAGGTGGTTTTTTGATAAGCAAACAGGGATGCAGACCTTTGGGCCATCTGGAACACTTTCAAGATCACTCTTGTTGATTAAAAGTTTGACATGCCTGCAGGTCACAGATAGAACAGACATGTACAAGCACATGAGAAAGTCTAAAccattttaaaaaagaaaacattggcaatttatcaacaaaaaagaatattgtcgagcactagtgcactaaagaACAGCAAAAAAGCATATTGTAAAGCACTATTGCACTATAGAACAGCGAAAAGAGACAACAGCAGAAAGGTATTTGTGGCAAAATATAATCCGAAGTTCTGCAGTTCCATAGGTATAGAAGGAAAAACTACATGAAAATTTGGTCAGCAGTATTTTTCACAGAAAACTTTAGCTACAACAGTTATGATGTGCCTTATAAAGAGATCAAAAAAAATGGAGAGTAAGATATCATACCTCAAAAGAAAAGCATTGTCACGTGTGTGCTCAAAAGACTTCGCTATTGAATCACTCATCCATTCAAGAAAACTTTTTACATAATCAATTGTGCTAGATGACACATACGTGAGGAAGAATATCGGATAGGCCAATTTATGCTGTTCCCAGAACTGCATTTGGTGCCAAAATATCAAGATTCAGAATCATTACAAATAGATTAAGGATGAACAAACTTCAAACTCTACACCAACTAGCCTGTTCCAATATTAGTATCAGCTCCAATACTCGACCAGCAGTATCCACCGGTAATAATACATTTCCATCTGCTCTTAGGGTCTTCATAATGGCATCTAAAGAAAATAGAGAGATAAAAGAGCAACATAATAGGCAATAAATTTTTCATCGTACTGACTAAATATGCATGTGGGTGCTGCTTGAACGTTTTGTAATGAAAAGGTGGAAAATCAGTAGTAATTAGactaataatttatatatatatatatatatataaagagagAGATTGTTACCCAGAAATTCTTGGTCTCTTTGACGTCTTGATGGCTGGTTGTTCAAGGCATTATAGGCATCTGTAATTAAGACTGCTGGACGAACAAATGACTCCAAGACAGTTCCATTCAAATGCctgataaaaaaattaaaaaacattACATAAGCGTTTCCAAACCCACATAGAGGATCGTAACTGTTTTACAAAACACTTCAAATATGTAGTAATTCACAGTACATAACCTCTCTTTACGATGATTGAAGTCAACAGCATAGATAACATCTTCCCCATCCTTTGTAATCTTCCAAACTGTACCACCTAATAGATGACCAGCTACATGGGGAGCAATAACTATTCCTTCTCCCTTCCCTATGTAGGTTATCAGATTTTAGAAAATCAGAAGCAGAACAGAAAATAGAATTATTGATGATATACTATTTTCTAAGTCATGTCTAACACCAAAAAATTCCCATAAAGTCTAGTCAGTATTCATAAACACATCTGAAGATGTTGACAACATTTTATCATCTTATTGTCAATTTAGATGAGCAGCAGGGTTTCACTTGTACCAAGCCAGATGCATCAACTCAAACCAACTAAACATTAAAGAGAAATGCAACATGCAAAACCACCATGAGTTAGCTGCTCTTCAAATCCATCTTTAGACATAACAAATACCAAAACTTATCTTATAGGATCTCTCTTTTCTACTTTCaagacttcaaaaaaaaaagtatgattGGCCAGACCAGAAGAGTGAAAGTAAATATAGAATCCAGACGATAACGAACAAACATGATGCCAGCACCTCAGTTCATGAAGATCAGAttaaaatgagagaaaataacCTACCAGAAATATGATAGTTTTGAGAATAGGTTAATCTAGTAATGTTCTGGAAAGCAGAATCGATATCATCCAATGTAAACAAGTCAAACTCGGATACTTGCTGCAAAAGGCATAACTTTGATTAGATAAGCAATGATTGTAAAGGCCACAGTTAGTAGATAATTGATGAAAATAACAGAATCCTTGAATGTAAAACCACAATGACACTGGTCATAGTTCAGAAAAGTATGAGATGAGACTTCCCTCGAGTTTCCTTTTTATATTTGAAAGGGTACTGTGAAGGCCAAAAAAGTAGTAGCAACAGTTTATGACTATTAACAGAGGAAAGCTTATCAGAAAACTAGCAACATGCATACTCAAAAGGCAAAAGCTCAAGGATCTTACATGGCACATGAGAATATTTGATAGTTCATCGAGCTAAAGTTCCCTATTTCAAGATAATATCAGAACCAGAGGCTTTATGGAAACAGTTTTACTCTGTCCTATGGATGATCCTCTTTTACACTATacagagaggaaaaaaaacaagagaagggGTCTAGATGCTCTAAGTGGATCTATAACAAACTATAGCAGGTTTAAAAATTAGATAACCTAAAATAAAAGGGCTCTGACAGACCTTTTGCGCAAGAAGAAAAGAGTGGGCGAGGGGTAGCATTGAGAGGAAATTATCAGGTTTTGATTAGTAGTCATCAAGTGGATCAGGATCCAGAAGAACTGGGATCCTGATACCAGAATAATGTAAGGCAAAAACATCAACttcttaagaaaaaaaaattaaagaaagtctCCTTCACTTGAACCCGGTAATGGCAATTATGCATATTGCATACTTTGTTAAGTTAAATTATTTCAACTACAACTAACTGCCTGAGGAAGTCAGAGACTCCTAATGGAAATCTGAGATGCTAGAGCCAAATTTCACCTTGCGTGAGAGATACTGATCGTACATGGTCAATAGGCCTAATCTGTACACAGGTTCCGTTGCAAAAACAGGAGCAGAGAGTCCAAGTTTCTTCATGGCATAAGGCAAAGCACCAAGATGAAGAGTATCTGAGTGTGAAAGCAAGACAGCATCCACTGTTGGAGCCACCCTGAATGCTAAATAGAGCCTTTTTAGTATGCAACTCAAGAAGATGAGAATAACATTGCAATCATTAGCATTGGCCAGATGTTGAAAGgcgtaaaataaaaaaacaacatAACTGATCGGAATTTTGAACAGCACAGTAGGTGAAATCTTGTAGCAACTAAAAGGACCTAGCCATTGGGTTCCCCTGAGTCAAACATAAGACCACCTATATATCATGGAGGTTCAGGCAACCCACATTACAGAATATGCATGCCAAATAGATTTTACTTATTTCCCCGGTGAATGactagggtttagggtttaggatTCTAGGCCATATTGTTCGACTTGCCTAGGCACCTGCATCTAAAGCACATTTAACCTTCTTGACATATTTCTCCCTAATCTGGACATTATACCTATTAAGCACAAGTACAACCTCATAAAATCGACAAAGGCAAGTTAGGCCCTAGCAGCAGGCGTAATTGATTGTGTTACTTGCATAGTCTTCAAATGGCCTTAAGATGAGTACAAAATTAAGGTAATAGTTTACGCTGGTGCCCAACCACTACAAGATGACTCCGTAGCCAATTGAAACCAAAAATCAACGGTGCTAATACAGGAGCATTGCAAGAACAACCGCTAAGAAAATGAAGTGTCAGATAGTTACCATGTAAGTGCGCGCTTTAGTAGAAACTTAAAATGGTACACATTACGGAGATAGAAAGGGGGTGGGGTGGTGGGACCTGGAGAGGGGCTCCAGAAGAGAGGTATCAAAGTGGTCGTTCCAACCGCAGTCGACGAGGAAGTTAAAGCCGTCGACGGAGACCAAGTAGGCGAGGGGGTTTTCATTGTAGACTCCGCAAAGTGGCTTCACCTGCACCGACGTTCCCATCTCCTTctcctccctcctcctcctGCAGTTCTGTTACTCTCCACCTTTTTCTTCCCCTGTTCCGTGGCGTCAACGAGCAGTCTTATTAGGAGTAGGAAAAGCAGACCTTCAAGAGGTGGCGGAGGCGGTGGCAGCGGCTCATAAGTCAAAACGCACTGATGCGACGACGTGTAGGGTATTCTTCGttttctatttttaaaaaaattttcttttggtaTAGA
This portion of the Coffea arabica cultivar ET-39 chromosome 2e, Coffea Arabica ET-39 HiFi, whole genome shotgun sequence genome encodes:
- the LOC113730055 gene encoding cleavage and polyadenylation specificity factor subunit 2 isoform X1, yielding MKTPSPTWSPSTALTSSSTAVGTTTLIPLFWSPSPGPTTPPPFYLRNVYHFKFLLKRALTWVAPTVDAVLLSHSDTLHLGALPYAMKKLGLSAPVFATEPVYRLGLLTMYDQYLSRKQVSEFDLFTLDDIDSAFQNITRLTYSQNYHISGKGEGIVIAPHVAGHLLGGTVWKITKDGEDVIYAVDFNHRKERHLNGTVLESFVRPAVLITDAYNALNNQPSRRQRDQEFLDAIMKTLRADGNVLLPVDTAGRVLELILILEQFWEQHKLAYPIFFLTYVSSSTIDYVKSFLEWMSDSIAKSFEHTRDNAFLLRHVKLLINKSDLESVPDGPKVVLASMGSLEAGFSHDIFVEWVSDTKNLILFSERGQFGTLARMLQADPPPKAVKVTMSKRVPLVGEELAAYEEEQNRIKKEEALKASLIKEEESKASLRTELPVNDQMVLDANNTHSSSNAIGQRSEAFRDVLIDGFLPPSTSVAPMFPFYDCSSEWDDFGEVINPDDYVTKDVNMDQMLMPVDGDLAGKLDEGSVSLILDTTPSKVVSTELTVQVKCSLIYMDFEGRSDGRSIKSILAHVAPLKLVLVHGSAEATEHLKQHCLQHVCPHVYAPQIEETIDVTSDLCAYKVQLSEKLMSNVLFKKLGEYEIAWIDAEVGKTENGMLSLLPLSSPAPPHKTVLVGDIKMADFKQFLASKGVQVEFAGGALRCGEYVTLRKVGDASQKGGSAAIQQIILEGPLTEEYYKIREYLYSQFYAP
- the LOC113730055 gene encoding cleavage and polyadenylation specificity factor subunit 2 isoform X3 produces the protein MGGSNSGCCLAFTLRYSSSWCFALCHEETWTLCSCFCNGTCVQIRPIDHQVSEFDLFTLDDIDSAFQNITRLTYSQNYHISGKGEGIVIAPHVAGHLLGGTVWKITKDGEDVIYAVDFNHRKERHLNGTVLESFVRPAVLITDAYNALNNQPSRRQRDQEFLDAIMKTLRADGNVLLPVDTAGRVLELILILEQFWEQHKLAYPIFFLTYVSSSTIDYVKSFLEWMSDSIAKSFEHTRDNAFLLRHVKLLINKSDLESVPDGPKVVLASMGSLEAGFSHDIFVEWVSDTKNLILFSERGQFGTLARMLQADPPPKAVKVTMSKRVPLVGEELAAYEEEQNRIKKEEALKASLIKEEESKASLRTELPVNDQMVLDANNTHSSSNAIGQRSEAFRDVLIDGFLPPSTSVAPMFPFYDCSSEWDDFGEVINPDDYVTKDVNMDQMLMPVDGDLAGKLDEGSVSLILDTTPSKVVSTELTVQVKCSLIYMDFEGRSDGRSIKSILAHVAPLKLVLVHGSAEATEHLKQHCLQHVCPHVYAPQIEETIDVTSDLCAYKVQLSEKLMSNVLFKKLGEYEIAWIDAEVGKTENGMLSLLPLSSPAPPHKTVLVGDIKMADFKQFLASKGVQVEFAGGALRCGEYVTLRKVGDASQKGGSAAIQQIILEGPLTEEYYKIREYLYSQFYAP
- the LOC113730055 gene encoding cleavage and polyadenylation specificity factor subunit 2 isoform X2 — its product is MGTSVQVKPLCGVYNENPLAYLVSVDGFNFLVDCGWNDHFDTSLLEPLSRVAPTVDAVLLSHSDTLHLGALPYAMKKLGLSAPVFATEPVYRLGLLTMYDQYLSRKQVSEFDLFTLDDIDSAFQNITRLTYSQNYHISGKGEGIVIAPHVAGHLLGGTVWKITKDGEDVIYAVDFNHRKERHLNGTVLESFVRPAVLITDAYNALNNQPSRRQRDQEFLDAIMKTLRADGNVLLPVDTAGRVLELILILEQFWEQHKLAYPIFFLTYVSSSTIDYVKSFLEWMSDSIAKSFEHTRDNAFLLRHVKLLINKSDLESVPDGPKVVLASMGSLEAGFSHDIFVEWVSDTKNLILFSERGQFGTLARMLQADPPPKAVKVTMSKRVPLVGEELAAYEEEQNRIKKEEALKASLIKEEESKASLRTELPVNDQMVLDANNTHSSSNAIGQRSEAFRDVLIDGFLPPSTSVAPMFPFYDCSSEWDDFGEVINPDDYVTKDVNMDQMLMPVDGDLAGKLDEGSVSLILDTTPSKVVSTELTVQVKCSLIYMDFEGRSDGRSIKSILAHVAPLKLVLVHGSAEATEHLKQHCLQHVCPHVYAPQIEETIDVTSDLCAYKVQLSEKLMSNVLFKKLGEYEIAWIDAEVGKTENGMLSLLPLSSPAPPHKTVLVGDIKMADFKQFLASKGVQVEFAGGALRCGEYVTLRKVGDASQKGGSAAIQQIILEGPLTEEYYKIREYLYSQFYAP